A stretch of DNA from Streptomyces rubradiris:
TTGCTTGAGCACCATGCGCAGGTAGTACGAGGTGATGACGAGCAGCACCGCGATGGTCAGGAAGGAGATCGCCGCGCCGAGCCCGAAGTGCTGGTTGCCGACGCCCTCCACGAAGGCGTAGATCGGCAGGGTCTCGGTGAGGTGGTCCGGGCCGCCCTCGTTCATCGCGAAGATCTGCGGGAACGCCTTGAAGATCCAGATGACTTCGAGGAACGTCGTGGCGTACAGGAACGGCCGCAGGAAGGGCAGGGTCACGGAGGTGAAGCCCTTCCAGGTGCCGGCGCCGTCCAGGGCGGCGGCCTCGTACAGCTCCCGGGGGATCGTGGTGGTGGCGGCGTAGAGGTTGATCGCCACGAAGGGGATGGACTGCCACACGAGCAGCAGGGTGACCACGGCGAAGGTGGAGAACTGGGTCTCCAGCCAGTTGTGGTCGGCCATGGAGTGCCAGCCGAGCTTGTCCAGCACCCAGTTGACGACGCCGAAGCGCTGGGCGAACAGCCACTTGTAGACGGTGGTGGCCGCGATCACCGGCATGGCCCAGGCGAGCACGAGGCCGAACAGGAGCAGCAGCCGCATCCGCTTGCCGAGCCGGGCCAGCAGCAGCCCGATCAGCGTGCCGAGCACCATGATCAGCGCCACGTTGACGGCGGTGAAGAACACGGAGCGCTCGACGACCCGCCAGAACTCCTCGGCGGTCAGCACCTCTTCGTAGTTGTCGACGCCGTTCCACTCGGTGAGGTGCTGGATGAGCTGGCGCGGGTTGAGGTTCTGGAACGACAGCATGCCGTTCTTCACGAGCGGCCAGCCGAGCAGCACCAGGGTGGCCAGCAGCGCGGGCAGCAGGAGCAGGTAGGGGGCGGCGGCGCGACGCCGGGAGGGGGCCCCGAAGGTGCGGTCGTCACCTCGTGGCGAGGCCGGCACCCGGGCCTTGCGGACAGCGGGCTCCCCGGCCGTGTCCGTGCCTTCGGTCTGCACTGACATGAGTTGCCATCTCTTCCGTGGCCGTACGAAACACCGTGGCCGTACCCGTGGCACGGCCAAGGCGTGGGCCGGGGGTGCCGTCTGGTGGCACCCCCGGCGCGGTGATTAGTTCTGCTGGGCCAGGCGCTTGTTGATCTCGTCCTCGACCTGCTGGGCGGCCTGTGCCGGGGACTTACCGTTCAGCACGGACGTCATGTAGGACTTGATCGGGTTGGGGTTGTTCTCCACCGCGCCCCACTCGGGGATCAGCGGGGTGGTGCCGCCGACCGAGGCACCCGGGGCGATGGCCTCCGCGATCAGGTTGCCCTTGAGGTTGGACTCCAGCGCCTTCTTGTTCGGGATGACGCCGTTGAGCTTGGCAAGCTGGCCCTCGTACTGGTCGGACAGCGCGATCCGCAGGAACTCCTTGGCCAGGGCCTGCTTCTTGCTGCCCGCGGCGACGGCGAGGTTGGAGCCGCCGAGGAAGACGCTCTCGGGCTTGTCCGCGCTCTCGCCGGGGATGGGGAAGTAGCCGAGGTCCTTCTCGATGGCCTTGTTCGCGTTGACCGCGGTGGCGGCCTCCCAGCCCATGCCGATGAACGCGCCGGTCTTGCCGTTGGCGAACACCTCGGCCTGCTGCGGGGTGGCCTCGTCCTTGTCCTTGGGGGCCTGGGAGTAGGAGGCGTACTTCTTGTAGATCTCCATGGCCTTGGCGACCTTGGGGTCATCGAGGTTGGAGACGTACTTGTCGCCCTGCTTCTTCACCAGGTCGGCGCCCTGGCCGATGGTCAGGCCGTCGAAGAAGTACCAGTTCTGGCCGGGCAGGTAGATCGGCTCGGCGTCGGTCTTCTTGTCGATGGTCTCCAGGTCCTTGAAGAACTCGTCCCGGGTCTTGGGGACGTCCTTGATGCCGGCCTGGGCCCAGATCTTCTTGTTGTAGATGACCACGCGGCTGGTGAAGTACCAGGGAGCGGCGTACTGCTTGCCGTCGTAGACGGAGGACTGCGAGACCGACGGCGTCCAGTCGGCGCCGATCTCCTTCTTCAGGTCGTCCAGTTCGGCGAGGCCGCCGGTGGCCGCGTAGGCCGGGGTCTGGGTGTTGCCGACCTCGATCACGTCTGGCGGGGTGGACTCGGAGAGGGCGGTGGTGATCTTCTGCTGGATCCCGTCCCACTTCTGGGTCTCGAACTTCACCTTGGCGCCGGTCTTCTTCTCGAACGCGGCCGACACGTCCTTGACCCACTGGTCCGGGGTGGAGCCGTCCATCGCCCAGACGGTGAGCGTCTGGCCCTTGAAGCTGTCCGGTCCCGCGTTGCCCTCGTCGCCGTCGTCCCCGCCGCACGCCGACACGGAGACCATCATGCCCGCGATCACTATCGCGGCCGCAAGCTTGCGCTTCACGCCACCCTCCTCAGGGATGCCACTAACCCCCCACGCCCTCGGCGGTGACCTGCGGTACGACGCTGTTGCACGTAGGGCTCGGGACCTGGCCACTAATGGTGTAGACCAGTACGGTGGAGCTTGGCCTAGACCTTTTGGAGTGTCAAGGGTGGTTCGGGAAGCCGGTCCGGGCCGTTACGAGAAAGTCACCGGAGCGCGTCCCTCCGCGTTCCGTCCCTTTCGCCCGGACCGTTCAGTTGGACTAGACCATACGGGAGTTGGTCGCTATAACGGGAGCCCATCGACACAGCCGGGAAGGCAGGCATGACCACCGACGTCAGCAGCGCCCATCCGTACCGGGGGGCGCCCGGCCGCACCGCGCGCGTGCCGAAGTACTACCGGATCAAGCAGCAGCTCCTGACGATGGCCGAAGCGCTGCAACCCGGTTCGGCCATGCCCGCCGAACGGCTGCTCGCCGTCCGGTTCGACACCTCCCGGACCACCGTGCGCCAAGCCCTGCAGGAGCTCGTCGGCGAGGGGCGGCTCGACCGGATCCAGGGCAAGGGCACCTTCGTGGCCCAGCCCAAGCTGTACCGCACGCTCCAGCTCACCTCGCACACCGAGGACATGCGGGCCCAGGGCCTCACCCCGGCCTCGCAGGTGCTGGACATCGGGGAGGTGCCGGCCGACGAACAGCTGGCGGGCCTGCTCGGCATCGGGATCGGCGAACGGGTGCTGCGCATCGAGCGGCTGCGGCTGGCCAGCGGCGACCCGATGGCGATCGAGACGACCCACCTGTCCGTGCGCCGCTTCCCCGGCCTGCGCCGCTCGCTGGCCACCTACCCGTCGCTGTACACGGCGCTCGCCGAGGTCTACGGCGTCCATCTGGCCGAGGCGGACGAGACCATCGAGACGTCGCTGTCCACCCCGCGCGAGGCCCAGTTGCTGGCCACCGACGTGGGGCTGCCGATGCTGCTGCTGTCCCGGCACTCGCGGGACGCGCAGGGCACCCCGGTGGAGTGGGTGCGCTCGGTCTACCGCGGCTCCCGCTACAAGTTCGTCGCCGCCCTGCGCCGGCCGGGCGGCACGGTGGTCCGACGCGTACCGGCCCCGCCGGCCGTGGACGGCCCGGAAACCGGCGGGGAGCGGGTCACGGCCCTGGAGGGGCTGTGACCCGAGGAGGAGCGGGCGACGGCCCGGGCGGGTCGTCAACCGGCAGCGAGCGGGAAGCCGACGACAGCCGGCCCGGACCTCGAACCGGCAGGAAGCCGACCGACCGCAGCCGCCCGGACGGGCCGTGAACCGGCTGGGAGCCGCCCCACAGCCGTCCGGACGGGCCGTTGAGCGGCCAGGGAGCCCGCGACAGCCGCCGGACGGGTCACTGAACCGGTGGCGCGGGGCTCAGCCCTGGACGAGGGTGATGTCGCGGTCCGACTGGGCGTGGAAGACCGGCAGCAGGACGATGCCCGAGGGGCGCAGCTCCACGACGGTGGCCTGCACCCGCGCGGGCCCCGGCCGCAGCGTCTGGCCGTAGGGCTTGCCGGAGTTCTGCCAGCGGTGTTCGACACCGTCGCAGCGGGCGCCGCTGCCGCCGATGCCCTGCTGGCGGACGGTGCCCTGGCTGACCGAGGAGCCGATGAACGCGGGCCCGGTGGCGCCGGTGCAGCGGTAGCTGCCGGAGAGCGTGACCGTGCCGTCGGCCGCGATCCGGCCGGTCGCGTCGACGGTGATGTACTCGCCGGGCGCGGCGGCGGCCGGAGCGGCGGTCGCGCACAGCAGCGCCGCGGCGCCGAGGGCGGCGGCGAGGAGGGAACGGCGGACGGGCATGGGGTACCTCCCGTGTGCAGGGGTTCGAGGCCTCCACTGGTACCGGGCGGCCGGGCCCGCGGACGTGACCGTCACCCCTACGGTGGCGCGTCCGTGCTCCCGACGGTTGTGCCGGGTGCCCGCGGCCGGGGTCAGGGCAGTACGGCGAACCCGTCCAGCTCCACCAGCGCCCGCTCGTCCCACAGCCGGACGACCTGGACGACGGCCATCGCCGGATAGTCCCGGCCCGCCGACCGGTGCCAGATCCGTCCCAGTTCGGGCGCGTGGGCGCGGTAGGCGGCGAGGTCGGTGGCGTAGACGGTGACCCGGGCCAGGTCGGCGGGGGTGCCGCCGGCCGCGCGCAGGGCGCCGAGCAGGTTGCCGAGGGCCCTGTCGAACTGCTCGGGCAGCGTGTCCCCGGTGATCTCCCCGTCGGCGTCGAGGGCGGTCTGCCCGGCCAGGAACACCACGCGGGTGCCGGCCGCGACCACGGCGTGGCTGAAACCGGTGGGCGGGGACAGCCCGGGCGGGTTGACGCGCTCGGCCGTCACCGGGCCTCCCTCGCCGCCGTGGCGTACAACTCCTTGGCGATGATGCTCCGTTGCACCTCGCTGGCGCCCTCGTAGATGCGCGGCGCGCGCACCTCGCGGTAGAGGTGCTCCAGCAGGTGGCCGCGGCGCAGGGCGCACGCGCCGTGCAGCTGGACGGCGGTGTCGACGACGTACTGCGCGGTCTCGGTGGCCAGCAGCTTGGCCATCGCGGCCCGCCGGGGCACGTCGTCGGCCCCCGCGTCGTACGCCGAGGCCGCCGCGTACACCATCAGCCGGGCCGCCTCGGTGCGCAAGGCCATCTCGGCGACCTGGTGGGAGACGGCCTGGAGGTCGCGCAGGGTGCCGCCGAACGCCTCGCGCCGGGCGGTGTGGGCGAGGGTGGCGTCCAGCGCGGCCTGGGCCATGCCGACCGCGAAGGCGCCGACGCTGGGCCGGAAGAGGTTGAGGGTGCCCATGGCGACGGCGAAGCCGCGGCCGGGCGCGCCGAGCAGGTCGGCGCCGGTGACGGGCACGGCGTCGAAGTCGAGGGCGCCGATGGGGTGCGGTGCGAGCATCTCCAGCGGGCGGCCGGTGAGTCCGGGCCGGTCGGCGGGGACGAGGAAGGCGGTCACCCCGCGCGCTCCGGCGCCGGGCGTGGTGCGGGCGAAGACGGTGTAGAAGTCGGCGTCGGGGGCGTTGGAGATCCAGCACTTGGCGCCGGTGAGCCGCCAGCCGTCGCCGTCGGGTTCGGCGGCGAGGGACAGCGCCGCCGCGTCCGACCCGGCGCCGGGCTCGCTGAGCGCGAACGCGGCGACCGCGCTGCCGTCGGCGACCCGGGGCAGCCAGCGCTCCCGCTGGGCCGGGGTGCCGTGGGCGTGCACCGGGTGGGCGCCGAGGCCCTGGAGGGCGAGGGCGGTCTCGGCCTCGGTGCAGCCCTGCGCGAGGGACTCCCGCAGCAGGCACAGCTCCAGCGCCCCGGAGTCGAACAGCCGGGCCAGCAGGCCGGTCCGGCCGAGTTCGGCGAGCAGCGGCCGGTCGACGTGGCCGGGTGTACCCCGGTCGGCGAGCGGGCGCAGCCGCCCGGCGGCCAGCGCGCGCAGCTCGGCGCACCAGGCGGCCTGCTCCGGCGCGAGTGCGAATGCGGACACGGCCGTTCCTCCCTCCGGGGCGGGTCAGCCCGTCCCCCGACGGTATCGCGGACCGTTGACTGCCGTCACCAGCCCGCTACGCTCGAAGCGCGAGCCCACCAGGAAGCCCGTTCGGGCGGCCAGGCCCGGACCCGGAGTCACGGCAAGGGGGCCCATCGTCATGCATCCCTCGGCCCACGTCGACACGTTCGCGCGCGACCATCTGCCCCCGCCGCACGAGTGGCCCGAGCTGCGGTTCGACCTGCCTGAACTGCGCTACCCCGCCCGGCTGAACTGCGCCGCGGAGCTGCTGGACCACGCCGACGCGGCCCGCCCGGCGTTCCGCACCGCGACCGGCCCCGCCTGGACGTACGGGGACCTGCGCGCCCGTGTCGACCGGATCGCGCACGTGCTCACCGGCACCCTGGGCGTGGTCCCGGGCAACCGGGTGCTGCTGCGCGGCCCCACCACGCCGTGGCTGGCCGCCTGCTGGCTGGCCGTGCTGAAGGCGGGCGCGATCGCGGTCACCGTGCTGGCCCGGCAGCGCCCGCAGGAGCTGGCGGAGATGTGCGCCATCGCCCGGATCACGCACGCGCTGTGCGACGTGCGGGCGGTGGACGACCTGCTGCGGGCGGCCGTACCGGGGCTGCGCGTCACGACGTACGGCGGTGACGGGCCCGACGACCTGCTGCGCCGCCCGGCCCCCACCGCCCCCTACCCGGCGGTGGACACCGCCTCCGACGACGTCGCCCTGATCGCGTTCACCTCCGGCACCACGGGCCGCCCGAAGGGGTGCATGCACTTCCACCGGGACGTACTGGCGACAGCCGACACGTTCTCCCGGCATGTGGTGCGCCCCCATGAGGACGACGTGTTCACCGGCAGTCCCCCGCTCGGCTTCACCTTCGGCCTCGGCGGGCTGGTGATCTTCCCGCTGCGGGCCGGGGCCAGCAGCCTTCTGCTCGAACAGGCGGGCCCCCGGCAGCTGCTGCCCGCGATCGCCGAGCACCGCGTCTCCGTGCTGTTCACCGCGCCGACCGCCTACCGGGCGATGCTGCGCGACCTGGACGGCCACGACCTGTCGTCGCTCAGGCGCTGTGTCTCGGCCGGCGAGAACCTGCCCGCGGCCACCTGGCGGGCCTGGCACGAGCGCACGGGCCTGCGCCTGATCAACGGCATCGGCGCCACCGAGCTACTGCACATCTTCGTGTCCGCCGCCGACGAGCACGTCCGGCCCGGCACCACGGGCCTGCCGGTGCCGGGCTGGCGGGCGCGCGTCCAGGACGCCGACGGCCGGCCGGTGCCCGACGGCGAGCCCGGTCTGCTGGCCGTGCGCGGCCCGGTCGGCTGCCGCTATCTCGCCGACCCGCGGCAGCGGGAGTACGTGCGCGACGGCTGGAACCTCACCGGCGACACCTACATACGCGAGGCCGACGGCTATTTCCGGTACGTGGCCCGCGCCGACGACATGATCGTCTCCGCCGGGTACAACATAGCCGGGCCGGAGGTGGAGGACGCGCTGCTGCGCCATCCCGACGTGGCCGAGACCGCGGTCGTCGGCCGCCCGGACGAGGCCCGCGGTCAGGTGGCCGTCGCCTACACCGTGCTGCGCCCCGGCGCCCGCCCGGACCCCGAGGCGCTGCGCGCGTTCCTCATCGCGGAACTCGCGCCCTACAAGTGCCCGCGCGAGTTCGTCTTCCTCGACGCGCTGCCCCGCACGGCCACCGGCAAGGTGCAGCGGTTCCTGCTGCGCACCGGTGGTGACCAGCCGTGATGCCGACGACCTAAAATGATCAACGTGTCCGACCAGCACGCCCCCCGGTCCCTCATCGTCACGCTCTACGGCGCGTACGGCCGCTCCCTGCCCGGCCCGGTGCCCGTCGCCGAGCTGATCCGGCTCCTGGCCGCGGTCGGCGTGGACGCGCCCTCCGTACGCTCCTCGGTGTCCCGGCTCAAGCGGCGCGGTCTGCTGCTGCCGGCCCGCACGGCGTCCGGCGCGGCCGGCTACGAACTGTCGCCCGACGCACGCCAGTTGCTGGAGGACGGCGACCGGCGCGTCTACGCGGGCGCGCCCGCGGCGGACGAGGGCTGGGTGCTCGCGGTGTTCTCGGTCCCGGAGTCGGAGCGGCAGAAGCGGCACGTGCTGCGCTCCCGGCTGGCCGGCCTGGGCTTCGGCACCGCCGCGCCGGGGGTGTGGATCGCCCCGGCCCGGCTGTACGAGGAGACGGAACACACCCTGCGCCGGCTGCGGCTGGACGCGTACGTGGACTTCTTCCGCGGCGAGCACCTGGGTTTCGCGCCCACGGCGGAGGCGGTGGCCCGCTGGTGGGACCTGGCCGCGATCGCCAAGGAGCACGAGCGCTTCCTGGACGCGCACGCGCCGGTGCTGCGAGCGTGGTCCCGGCGCCCGGACACCCCGCCCGAGGAGGCCTACCGCGACTACCTCCTCGCCCTCGACTCCTGGCGCCACCTCCCCTACACCGACCCGGGCCTGCCCGCCCGCCTGCTGCCGC
This window harbors:
- a CDS encoding carbohydrate ABC transporter permease is translated as MSVQTEGTDTAGEPAVRKARVPASPRGDDRTFGAPSRRRAAAPYLLLLPALLATLVLLGWPLVKNGMLSFQNLNPRQLIQHLTEWNGVDNYEEVLTAEEFWRVVERSVFFTAVNVALIMVLGTLIGLLLARLGKRMRLLLLFGLVLAWAMPVIAATTVYKWLFAQRFGVVNWVLDKLGWHSMADHNWLETQFSTFAVVTLLLVWQSIPFVAINLYAATTTIPRELYEAAALDGAGTWKGFTSVTLPFLRPFLYATTFLEVIWIFKAFPQIFAMNEGGPDHLTETLPIYAFVEGVGNQHFGLGAAISFLTIAVLLVITSYYLRMVLKQEEDEL
- a CDS encoding extracellular solute-binding protein encodes the protein MKRKLAAAIVIAGMMVSVSACGGDDGDEGNAGPDSFKGQTLTVWAMDGSTPDQWVKDVSAAFEKKTGAKVKFETQKWDGIQQKITTALSESTPPDVIEVGNTQTPAYAATGGLAELDDLKKEIGADWTPSVSQSSVYDGKQYAAPWYFTSRVVIYNKKIWAQAGIKDVPKTRDEFFKDLETIDKKTDAEPIYLPGQNWYFFDGLTIGQGADLVKKQGDKYVSNLDDPKVAKAMEIYKKYASYSQAPKDKDEATPQQAEVFANGKTGAFIGMGWEAATAVNANKAIEKDLGYFPIPGESADKPESVFLGGSNLAVAAGSKKQALAKEFLRIALSDQYEGQLAKLNGVIPNKKALESNLKGNLIAEAIAPGASVGGTTPLIPEWGAVENNPNPIKSYMTSVLNGKSPAQAAQQVEDEINKRLAQQN
- a CDS encoding GntR family transcriptional regulator, with protein sequence MTTDVSSAHPYRGAPGRTARVPKYYRIKQQLLTMAEALQPGSAMPAERLLAVRFDTSRTTVRQALQELVGEGRLDRIQGKGTFVAQPKLYRTLQLTSHTEDMRAQGLTPASQVLDIGEVPADEQLAGLLGIGIGERVLRIERLRLASGDPMAIETTHLSVRRFPGLRRSLATYPSLYTALAEVYGVHLAEADETIETSLSTPREAQLLATDVGLPMLLLSRHSRDAQGTPVEWVRSVYRGSRYKFVAALRRPGGTVVRRVPAPPAVDGPETGGERVTALEGL
- a CDS encoding DUF6299 family protein, translating into MPVRRSLLAAALGAAALLCATAAPAAAAPGEYITVDATGRIAADGTVTLSGSYRCTGATGPAFIGSSVSQGTVRQQGIGGSGARCDGVEHRWQNSGKPYGQTLRPGPARVQATVVELRPSGIVLLPVFHAQSDRDITLVQG
- a CDS encoding RidA family protein, whose product is MTAERVNPPGLSPPTGFSHAVVAAGTRVVFLAGQTALDADGEITGDTLPEQFDRALGNLLGALRAAGGTPADLARVTVYATDLAAYRAHAPELGRIWHRSAGRDYPAMAVVQVVRLWDERALVELDGFAVLP
- a CDS encoding acyl-CoA dehydrogenase family protein, with product MSAFALAPEQAAWCAELRALAAGRLRPLADRGTPGHVDRPLLAELGRTGLLARLFDSGALELCLLRESLAQGCTEAETALALQGLGAHPVHAHGTPAQRERWLPRVADGSAVAAFALSEPGAGSDAAALSLAAEPDGDGWRLTGAKCWISNAPDADFYTVFARTTPGAGARGVTAFLVPADRPGLTGRPLEMLAPHPIGALDFDAVPVTGADLLGAPGRGFAVAMGTLNLFRPSVGAFAVGMAQAALDATLAHTARREAFGGTLRDLQAVSHQVAEMALRTEAARLMVYAAASAYDAGADDVPRRAAMAKLLATETAQYVVDTAVQLHGACALRRGHLLEHLYREVRAPRIYEGASEVQRSIIAKELYATAAREAR
- a CDS encoding AMP-binding protein, which gives rise to MHPSAHVDTFARDHLPPPHEWPELRFDLPELRYPARLNCAAELLDHADAARPAFRTATGPAWTYGDLRARVDRIAHVLTGTLGVVPGNRVLLRGPTTPWLAACWLAVLKAGAIAVTVLARQRPQELAEMCAIARITHALCDVRAVDDLLRAAVPGLRVTTYGGDGPDDLLRRPAPTAPYPAVDTASDDVALIAFTSGTTGRPKGCMHFHRDVLATADTFSRHVVRPHEDDVFTGSPPLGFTFGLGGLVIFPLRAGASSLLLEQAGPRQLLPAIAEHRVSVLFTAPTAYRAMLRDLDGHDLSSLRRCVSAGENLPAATWRAWHERTGLRLINGIGATELLHIFVSAADEHVRPGTTGLPVPGWRARVQDADGRPVPDGEPGLLAVRGPVGCRYLADPRQREYVRDGWNLTGDTYIREADGYFRYVARADDMIVSAGYNIAGPEVEDALLRHPDVAETAVVGRPDEARGQVAVAYTVLRPGARPDPEALRAFLIAELAPYKCPREFVFLDALPRTATGKVQRFLLRTGGDQP
- a CDS encoding PaaX family transcriptional regulator C-terminal domain-containing protein; this translates as MINVSDQHAPRSLIVTLYGAYGRSLPGPVPVAELIRLLAAVGVDAPSVRSSVSRLKRRGLLLPARTASGAAGYELSPDARQLLEDGDRRVYAGAPAADEGWVLAVFSVPESERQKRHVLRSRLAGLGFGTAAPGVWIAPARLYEETEHTLRRLRLDAYVDFFRGEHLGFAPTAEAVARWWDLAAIAKEHERFLDAHAPVLRAWSRRPDTPPEEAYRDYLLALDSWRHLPYTDPGLPARLLPPDWPGVRSAEVFRGLHERLRDAGARFVGL